One genomic region from Streptomyces sp. NBC_00457 encodes:
- a CDS encoding ABC transporter substrate-binding protein: protein MTNRNAAPPRGARIDRRLFLRGVGGVTAGLATASALSACGTGTSRSVGGGDGKNSKTLVVRNSGGTYGDANQKAVYDAFTKETGIQIKVVNIAFAQLLAQIQQGRPQFDLIDTSMADIVRFKDEDATEALDYDRLKNAKNAGIADSLLMTHGVGKNYWASVMAYRTDSFDGKKPESWADFWDTKAFPGSRALQARDADLPELEFALLADGVPLDKLYPLDIERAFKSLDNIKGSVRKYWDTGALPGLLLGRKEVVATSVWHGRLDALIKGGSPMAYQWNGARRQSNGFCVPKDAANPDAAYQLIDFALRPDIQAAYAELYPMAPVVPAAYKKLSPAAAGNLASSPEHLKSGFDLDVEWWIKNEAAVSKRWQEWVNA from the coding sequence ATGACGAATCGAAATGCGGCTCCGCCGCGTGGCGCCCGGATAGACCGCCGGCTCTTCCTGCGCGGCGTCGGCGGAGTCACGGCGGGTCTCGCCACCGCGTCCGCCCTCAGCGCCTGCGGCACCGGCACCAGCCGCTCCGTCGGCGGCGGCGACGGCAAGAACTCCAAGACGCTCGTCGTCCGCAACAGCGGTGGCACCTACGGCGACGCCAACCAGAAGGCGGTCTACGACGCGTTCACCAAGGAGACCGGCATCCAGATCAAGGTGGTGAACATCGCGTTCGCCCAACTGCTCGCCCAGATCCAGCAGGGCCGCCCGCAGTTCGACCTGATCGACACCTCCATGGCCGACATCGTGCGCTTCAAGGACGAGGACGCCACCGAGGCGCTCGACTACGACCGGCTGAAGAACGCCAAGAACGCGGGCATCGCCGACTCCCTGCTGATGACCCACGGCGTCGGCAAGAACTACTGGGCCAGCGTGATGGCGTACCGCACCGATTCCTTCGACGGCAAGAAGCCCGAGAGCTGGGCGGACTTCTGGGACACCAAGGCGTTCCCCGGCAGCCGCGCCCTCCAGGCCCGTGACGCCGACCTGCCCGAGCTGGAGTTCGCGCTCCTCGCCGACGGCGTGCCCCTGGACAAGCTGTACCCCCTCGACATCGAACGGGCCTTCAAGTCCCTCGACAACATCAAGGGGTCCGTCCGCAAGTACTGGGACACCGGTGCCCTCCCCGGCCTGCTGCTGGGCCGCAAGGAGGTCGTCGCCACCAGCGTCTGGCACGGACGGCTCGACGCCCTGATCAAGGGCGGCTCGCCGATGGCGTACCAGTGGAACGGCGCCCGCCGGCAGAGCAACGGCTTCTGCGTCCCCAAGGACGCGGCCAACCCCGACGCCGCCTACCAGCTGATCGACTTCGCGCTGCGGCCCGACATCCAGGCCGCCTACGCCGAGCTCTACCCGATGGCGCCGGTCGTGCCCGCCGCCTACAAGAAGCTCTCCCCGGCCGCCGCCGGCAACCTGGCCAGCTCGCCCGAGCACCTGAAGTCCGGGTTCGACCTGGACGTCGAGTGGTGGATCAAGAACGAGGCCGCCGTGTCCAAGCGCTGGCAGGAGTGGGTCAATGCCTGA
- a CDS encoding succinylglutamate desuccinylase/aspartoacylase domain-containing protein, whose protein sequence is MNDATLAVGSLHALPGTKTRGTLRADLGTLTADIPLTLVNGARPGPRVVITAGVHGGEFTPIDAVVRLADRLEPGDVHGQLIICPVANPPAVYQGRLNVSPVDGVNINRVFPGDPDGGPTERLASWLFTHLVDGADVYIDLHCGGIDQVLKDFVGYRLTGDPDLDKATAELARSFGIEDVILGLTADGGNSHAAAARRGISAVLVEVGSLGQRDEPTALSRVDGLLTALRHLGVLDQDGSAPAPTREWVWSAGVTAEATGLWYPEFSLDADADVIGEVAEGDVLGRIVDPADGTEHTVLASAGGRIFYAMHGLTVAPGAELAALAVPWDPDTATRPDTLRTPGAGHGSDETDPRT, encoded by the coding sequence ATGAACGACGCCACGCTCGCCGTCGGCTCCCTGCACGCGCTGCCCGGCACCAAGACCCGCGGTACCCTCCGGGCCGACCTCGGCACCCTCACCGCCGACATCCCGCTGACCCTGGTCAACGGCGCCCGCCCCGGACCCCGGGTCGTCATCACCGCCGGCGTGCACGGCGGCGAGTTCACGCCCATCGACGCCGTCGTACGACTCGCGGACCGGCTGGAACCCGGCGACGTGCACGGGCAGCTGATCATCTGCCCCGTCGCCAACCCTCCCGCCGTCTACCAGGGCCGGCTCAACGTCTCCCCGGTCGACGGCGTGAACATCAACCGCGTCTTCCCCGGCGACCCGGACGGCGGCCCCACCGAGCGGCTGGCCTCCTGGCTCTTCACCCACCTCGTCGACGGCGCCGACGTCTACATCGACCTGCACTGCGGCGGCATCGACCAGGTCCTGAAGGACTTCGTCGGCTACCGCCTCACCGGCGACCCGGACCTCGACAAGGCGACGGCCGAACTGGCCCGCTCCTTCGGCATCGAGGACGTCATCCTGGGGCTGACGGCCGACGGCGGCAACAGCCACGCGGCCGCCGCCCGCCGGGGCATCTCGGCGGTCCTCGTCGAGGTGGGCTCACTCGGGCAGCGGGACGAGCCCACGGCCCTGAGCCGCGTCGACGGTCTCCTCACGGCACTGCGCCACCTGGGCGTCCTCGACCAGGACGGGTCCGCCCCGGCGCCGACCCGTGAATGGGTCTGGTCCGCCGGCGTCACCGCCGAGGCCACCGGCCTGTGGTACCCGGAGTTCTCCCTCGATGCCGACGCCGACGTCATCGGCGAGGTGGCGGAGGGCGACGTACTGGGGCGCATCGTCGACCCGGCCGACGGTACGGAGCACACGGTCCTCGCCTCGGCCGGCGGGCGCATCTTCTACGCCATGCACGGCCTCACCGTCGCCCCCGGCGCCGAACTCGCCGCCCTCGCCGTCCCGTGGGACCCCGACACGGCCACGCGCCCCGACACCCTCCGCACCCCTGGCGCGGGACACGGATCCGACGAGACGGACCCCCGCACGTAG
- the solA gene encoding N-methyl-L-tryptophan oxidase: MSAARKRVAVVGVGTMGSQAAWRLAARGAEVVGYDRFAPGHDRGAAGGETRIFRSAHFEDSRYVPLLKHADALWERLQQETGRELRRLTGCLLMGPTEHHQMATVLQSIAEHGLDHEVLDAELLAKRFPQFRIEDGDAAVLDRRAGFIRPELTIQTAARRAEQLGAVIHRYTTVREIVPVANGVEIRTDAGSERFDTAVVTPGPWVNDLLPDLPWEVDVRRLVSAWYVPTTPDAWFGEERPAFIRTAPTHCYGLPSPDGISVKLGLSRALHRPAGDPNQLDRAVQPEELEIFSELMGRYMPDLHPDPTRLSVYMEGYTESSRPLVGPLPAAENVILLAGFSGHGFKLSPAFGDIAADLALDGGSPQPIDFLSTVGRTEA, translated from the coding sequence GTGTCAGCTGCCAGGAAGCGCGTCGCCGTCGTCGGCGTCGGAACGATGGGCAGCCAGGCCGCCTGGCGGCTGGCGGCCCGCGGCGCCGAGGTCGTCGGATACGACAGGTTCGCCCCCGGCCACGACCGTGGTGCCGCCGGCGGTGAGACCCGGATCTTCCGCAGCGCCCACTTCGAGGACTCCCGCTACGTCCCGCTCCTCAAGCACGCCGACGCCCTGTGGGAGCGGCTGCAGCAGGAGACCGGCCGTGAGCTGCGCCGGCTGACCGGGTGCCTGCTGATGGGGCCGACCGAGCACCATCAGATGGCCACCGTCCTGCAGTCCATCGCGGAGCACGGCCTCGACCACGAGGTGCTCGATGCCGAGCTGCTGGCCAAACGTTTCCCCCAGTTCCGCATCGAGGACGGCGACGCGGCCGTGCTGGACCGTCGCGCCGGTTTCATCCGCCCCGAGCTGACCATCCAGACCGCCGCCCGCCGCGCCGAGCAGCTGGGTGCCGTGATCCACCGCTACACCACGGTCCGCGAGATCGTCCCCGTCGCGAACGGCGTGGAGATCCGCACCGACGCCGGCAGCGAGCGCTTCGACACCGCCGTCGTCACCCCCGGCCCCTGGGTCAACGACCTGCTGCCCGACCTGCCCTGGGAAGTGGACGTCCGCCGCCTCGTCAGCGCCTGGTACGTGCCCACCACCCCCGACGCCTGGTTCGGCGAGGAGCGCCCCGCGTTCATCCGTACGGCGCCCACGCACTGTTACGGCCTGCCCTCCCCGGACGGCATCTCCGTCAAGCTCGGCCTCTCCCGCGCACTGCACCGGCCCGCGGGTGACCCCAACCAGCTGGACCGGGCCGTACAGCCCGAAGAGCTGGAGATCTTCTCCGAGTTGATGGGGCGTTACATGCCGGACCTGCACCCGGACCCGACCCGGCTCTCCGTCTACATGGAGGGCTACACCGAGAGCAGCCGCCCCCTGGTCGGCCCCCTGCCCGCCGCCGAGAACGTGATCCTGCTCGCCGGCTTCTCCGGCCACGGCTTCAAGCTCTCGCCCGCCTTCGGCGACATCGCCGCAGACCTGGCGCTGGACGGCGGCTCGCCCCAGCCCATCGACTTCCTCTCCACCGTCGGCCGTACGGAGGCATGA